In Helicoverpa zea isolate HzStark_Cry1AcR chromosome 7, ilHelZeax1.1, whole genome shotgun sequence, the genomic window TGGATACTCAACGCAATTGACAACagtcaaatatacgtaagttgGAAATCTAGAAAATCATCTAATTGTAGGAGATTCTATGCTGTGACATTTCCGTACCTACAGATTTAAGTCATGCCTGACAAGCAAAgattaggtacctaggtactaaGAACTGACCTACGTAACTATTAGGTAGGAACTGATAGAAACAACGAGAAATAACTCGACCATGAAAACTACTTATCATCATGGTCGACCTTTTTGTTGTTTCAACTGGTACCTACTGTAGGTATCTTCTCTCAGAAGAAATGCATGACAATTAAGTTGAAAGTTCAGGTCTGAGGCCGACGGGGTAAAGTTAGTAAGCACGTGTTTTTACCAGCTAAAAGCTTTATAGGCATTAagataaattatggaatcaagcgttactttgcggaaatccaCGGCATTAGAATGCTAGGAAAGATAGatattacgtaggtacctacataagtgtTAATTCCGCGAGACAAGAAATCGAGGCATGGATGCAGGATGTGTCTCATGCATATGCTTATTAACtgatttcccaaaaaggaggaggttctcataTTTAAAAGAGTATCGACGTCTGCAAGTTGTCGATTTGACATTGAAAATACTGGCCACTAAATAAGTTGAGGTATTCGCTCGGCTTGACAGTGGTCGCAAATTGAATTACATTGACAGCAATTGACAGTTTGTAGGTTTTTCAAGTCCGTTGTGTAGATACGGAATAAATCATgattgcaaaaatattaggaTTGCGAAGAGGTTTGATATCTGTTATAAATAGGAGATACCCCAGTGGAAAATTAtgtaagtttaaaattaattttaactagTTATCGTCATTTTATACCTCTCTGAAGGTACATATGTAGACCAtgcagtacctacttacctatgtatCAATACCTTTTGTAGGCATGCCCAAATAACTGTACAAAATTGCAGTGGgctaatacctacttattttttgtgacttttgTTTCAAGTAACTTCACGACATAACTACGCCGCCGGCCTTTTGAACCCGGCTAAATACGGCTCAACAAGTCCATTAGTAACGTCTGTCAGAACTTGTAAGTATGAGCAGGTAACTAAATAGTTACTAGTATAAGAAACAGGACCTACTTACCCACTTACTCAGGTAACTCCACTTAGGTGCGGCATCTCATAACATTAGGCAGGTTCCAACAACACTGACAGAAGCTAAAATTCAGCCACCTTTTTACTGTTTCTTGACATCGGGACACCATTTAGGAGTAACATTAGATCGAAGACCGAGCGAAGTGGAGGAGAAGTAgcaggaaagcggaccccgggcCCGGAAGGGCAACCGGGACAAcgctaggatgatgatgatgatgatgatgattagatcagattttttttattaatgtacaGGCTACTAGGTGTGTTTTTCTATGAATGCTTTCCAATGAAGAATTAATGAGGACGAATTTTCTACAGCCGCATGGAAGAAATGGCGATTGTATTTATGTTGCACCTATTTACAGTTGTGTGAATATGGCActactaaaattaatataactTCAAACAGACCGCTGCGATGCGCACATGAACGAACTGCCGGTGCCGTGCGTACCTTGGGAGCCGTGGTACAGTGACAAGCAAAGCTTCTACAATAAAGTCCTAGTTCTTGGCATACTATGGTAAGGCTCTCTCACTATCAGCAAAACGGAGGGCGGATGatagctgcgggttgttcgaaagagataccgtgaccctggtacataaaaggcctacgacggaacacgacggtttttagtcagtaagggtctgacattccctcaccgctgctaacccacagcgggaggggtcatttgatgatttttgacgttaaaaaaaaGGGCTGATGACAACAGCATGCACAGGAAACGTGATTGGAAATTCATCACGTTGGAAATTTCTTagaatcctatccacctattaACTGACCTAATTACGTAGTTGTTTTAATATGTAGCTACAATAATGAGCAGTGTTCAATAAGTAATTATGCATGTTTTGCAGGTGGATATTTTCTTTAGGCATGATGCTCTATACCGACAGCATATACTTGAACTGGGGCCCGCCGCTACAACCCGGCCCTCCGAGTGAAGAAGTCGAAGAATGCGACGACTCGGAATAGTTAATGTAAACCGTATGCTGCTGGCAATAAACTAATTTTagttatgaattattttatttcctactaatacactctatgtactcctatgtatttccttatatacactctatgtactcccctatatatttccttatgtacactctatgtactcccctatatatttccttatgtacactctatgtgcttcccctatgtattttttaatgtacactctttgaacttccctatgtatttccttatgtacact contains:
- the LOC124632101 gene encoding uncharacterized protein LOC124632101, whose protein sequence is MIAKILGLRRGLISVINRRYPSGKLLTSRHNYAAGLLNPAKYGSTSPLVTSVRTYRCDAHMNELPVPCVPWEPWYSDKQSFYNKVLVLGILWWIFSLGMMLYTDSIYLNWGPPLQPGPPSEEVEECDDSE